The following proteins come from a genomic window of Coffea arabica cultivar ET-39 chromosome 11c, Coffea Arabica ET-39 HiFi, whole genome shotgun sequence:
- the LOC140004336 gene encoding putative late blight resistance protein homolog R1B-23 isoform X2 — MSKTFNSVDYILKVLEGTWGNDGDDAAEEEDAFRDPFENLKVELRLLRTFLKYVGNWRDTDDMIQADFLVLDAEFEAALSVVKRDLSTASYQKGYERSAEFLDSAIAQLQEKITFFRRKVMKIYEYVTNYSFQSEPPPLTKSRQWNEFFDSLEQNLKDLLHGKYKLIDPVLVRELMALEENVIPFKELAWWSIRGADFVESDVLVQFAELGLQAAHLSYSCWCDKMDDEKISLFTDRVVMLSDLQKKLKLNTPQVADIYLNVLRGIKSYPDWAKAEVVDYFVDFLVPKKDQQLEIINQGFVEFILFLLDSCDALFNKDEVQLLLRDVVVVAIQIGSIGCSMTENMDEKNEVALYKLHSKMELLKAEAFLSVVLKPEDATVCYEERIDAHREGLKLLRKLLTDSPQGKTESNKTIWIHISALAKEVRFAVSSLKGKSFARRHRDVLEVLKVFLTEAFFTELLNSQPYSDLMIHDRENIETIYGGLILIRTFLMGPGEKNEELLSGVVSVSKFVRSLYDSFLASNFREDLVGNINLLLPKLVKRIKPLREEIKNIYLQQRSSMDYNFPRTNGVGFMDFLLGNLGVLYRKKDLGKRFIDKFDSNACMKHYVEALSRQVKIMRSLLKNIIEQYNEHSDLNDLRSCVIDMAYETEYFIDKILVGGCVEWYHALWFSDLIEEFKVIKLQASAIFDKMYSIEVHNVVHTSGSLISPAIVPNVDEVVIDLDDQAELIMDRLTSGTLQQQVVSIVGMPGLGKTTLAKKKKLFNRKDCPDELVNLGKKIARGCKGLPLAVVAISGLLQRTGKKQDWWETVARTLSSCIADDPEMRCMDILELSYSHLPTYLKPCFLYLGAFLKDREIPVSKLTRLWIAEGFVQNPELDSLEHLAEKYLNDLIGRSLVIASKRKSNGGVKTRRVHDMLRALCLVRCKEQNFLHSITGYDELFASSHENLDYGVDPGYCHPSISITYKKYRLSICSRRKHFAMSMPSGPCVRSLLFFATNDMYPRCPYNVGFITDNFKLLRVLDLECINMGHCFPRGLEHLVHLRYLAVCGDLDSIPASISCLWNLETLLVRGLKGKVDLPHTFWSMVKLRHVHVKSFTSFSFVKEDSSQLDNLVTLSSPVLFSGEETEKLMRQLPQLQKLGCIFSESKVDTGKGYGFPLLGFLTQLEALKVTYSGRFCHPRKFDFPLNLKKLTLSKFCLPWDCVSEIGRLPNLEVLKLLSRAFEGERWNMKEGEFLKLKFLKLDTLNIAQWNASADHLPKLQQLVLRNCRHLEEVPSGFADIPTLVMIEMQLCRSSAEESVRILKEEQLGLGIDDLKVLINC; from the exons ATGAGTAAAACTTTCAATTCTGTTGATTATATCCTCAAGGTGCTGGAGGGGACATGGGGGAATGATGGTGATGATGCtgctgaagaagaagatgcatttCGTGATCCATTTGAAAACCTCAAGGTTGAATTAAGACTTCTGAGAACATTTCTCAAATACGTAGGAAATTGGAGGGACACTGATGACATGATTCAGGCTGACTTTTTGGTCCTTGATGCTGAATTTGAAGCTGCACTCTCTGTTGTCAAAAGGGATCTCAGCACTGCTTCTTATCAGAAAGGGTATGAAAGAAGTGCTGAATTCTTGGATTCTGCAATTGCTCAACTACAAGAAAAGATTACCTTTTTCAGGCGAAAAGTTATGAAAATCTATGAGTACGTGACCAACTATTCGTTCCAATCAGAGCCTCCTCCCCTGACCAAGTCTCGTCAATGGAATGAGTTCTTTGACTCTTTGGAGCAGAATCTCAAGGATCTTCTCCATGGGAAGTACAAGTTAATTGATCCTGTCTTGGTTAGAGAATTGATGGCCCTTGAAGAAAATGTCATACCCTTCAAAGAATTAGCATGGTGGAGCATTCGTGGTGCAGATTTTGTCGAGAGCGATGTTTTGGTGCAGTTTGCAGAGCTTGGTCTCCAGGCAGCACATCTTTCTTATTCTTGTTGGTGTGATAAGATGGATGATGAAAAGATTTCCCTGTTTACAGACAGGGTTGTGATGCTAAGTGATCTGCAAAAGAAGTTGAAGCTCAATACTCCACAAGTTGCAGATATTTATCTCAATGTTCTCAGAGGCATAAAGTCATACCCAGACTGGGCAAAGGCAGAAGTAGTTGATTACTTTGTTGATTTTCTTGTTCCTAAGAAGGATCAACAACTGGAAATAATCAATCAGGGATTTGTTGAATTCATATTATTTCTGTTGGATTCATGTGACGCGTTGTTCAATAAGGATGAGGTGCAGTTGCTCTTGAGGGATGTTGTCGTAGTGGCCATCCAGATTGGATCTATCGGCTGCTCAATGACCGAGAATATGGATGAAAAGAATGAGGTTGCACTGTATAAGTTGCATTCGAAAATGGAGCTTCTCAAGGCTGAGGCATTCCTCAGTGTGGTATTGAAACCAGAAGATGCAACAGTCTGTTATGAGGAGAGGATTGATGCTCATCGGGAGGGACtgaaattgttgagaaaacttcTGACAGATTCACCACAGGGAAAAACTGAAAGCAATAAGACAATCTGGATCCATATTTCAGCTTTGGCTAAGGAGGTAAGGTTTGCTGTTAGCTCATTGAAAGGCAAATCATTTGCACGCAGGCATCGTGATGTGCTTGAGGTGCTTAAAGTTTTCCTGACTGAGGCATTTTTCACGGAGCTACTTAATAGTCAACCTTATTCAGATTTAATGATTCATGATAGGGAGAACATTGAAACCATTTATGGGGGGCTAATATTGATCAGAACATTTCTAATGGGTCCAGGAGAGAAGAATGAGGAGCTCTTGTCTGGGGTTGTATCAGTATCTAAATTTGTAAGATCTCTCTATGACTCATTCCTTGCCAGCAACTTTAGAGAAgatttggttgggaatataaATCTTTTACTCCCTAAGTTGGTAAAAAGGATTAAACCCCTCAGGGAAGAGATCAAAAATATTTATTTGCAACAACGAAGCTCAATGGATTATAACTTCCCCAGGACTAATGGAGTGGGATTTATGGACTTCCTCTTGGGAAATCTGGGAGTGCTTTACAGGAAAAAAGATCTGGGGAAGCGGTTTATTGATAAATTCGATTCTAATGCTTGCATGAAGCATTATGTTGAAGCCCTATCCAGACAGGTGAAGATCATGAGATCTCTTCTCAAGAATATAATTGAGCAGTATAATGAGCACTCAGACTTGAATGATCTCCGTTCATGCGTAATAGATATGGCATATGAGACAGAGTATTTTATTGACAAAATACTGGTTGGCGGTTGTGTTGAATGGTATCATGCACTATGGTTTTCTGATCTCATAGAGGAGTTTAAAGTCATAAAACTTCAGGCTTCAGCAATCTTTGATAAGATGTATAGTATTGAGGTCCATAATGTTGTGCATACTTCGGGAAGTTTAATCTCACCAGCTATTGTGCCCAATGTGGATGAAGTTGTGATTGATCTTGATGATCAGGCTGAACTGATTATGGATCGACTTACAAGTGGAACATTGCAACAACAAGTCGTTTCAATTGTTGGCATGCCTGGACTAGGTAAGACCACTCTGGCTAAAAAG AAGAAGCTTTTCAATCGAAAAGATTGTCCTGATGAATTGGTGAACCTGGGAAAGAAAATAGCCAGAGGTTGTAAAGGTTTACCTCTTGCAGTTGTTGCAATATCTGGTCTCCTTCAGAGAACTGGCAAGAAGCAAGATTGGTGGGAAACAGTTGCGAGAACTTTAAGCTCATGCATTGCTGATGATCCAGAAATGAGGTGCATGGACATCTTAGAGCTAAGCTACTCACATTTGCCAACCTATCTGAAGCCATGCTTTCTGTACCTTGGAGCGTTCTTGAAGGATAGAGAAATTCCAGTTTCAAAGTTGACACGTCTGTGGATAGCTGAAGGTTTTGTACAGAATCCAGAGCTAGACAGTTTAGAACACCTGGCAGAGAAATACTTGAATGATCTAATTGGTAGAAGCCTAGTAATAGCTTCCAAAAGAAAGTCCAATGGTGGAGTCAAAACACGCCGTGTTCATGACATGCTGCGTGCTTTGTGCTTAGTTAGATGCAAAGAGCAAAACTTTTTGCATTCGATAACTGGGTATGATGAACTTTTTGCTTCTTCCCATGAGAATTTAGATTATGGTGTTGATCCTGGTTATTGTCATCCTTCAATTTCCATTACATACAAAAAATATCGGCTGTCTATTTGTTCAAGACGAAAGCATTTTGCTATGTCAATGCCTTCTGGGCCATGTGTGCGCTCTTTACTCTTTTTTGCCACCAATGATATGTATCCACGATGTCCTTACAACGTTGGCTTCATAACAGACAATTTTAAACTTCTCAGGGTGTTGGATTTAGAGTGCATCAACATGGGCCATTGTTTCCCTAGGGGATTGGAACATTTGGTTCATTTGAGGTATTTAGCTGTTTGTGGTGACTTAGACTCTATTCCAGCATCAATATCCTGCCTCTGGAATTTAGAAACTTTGCTTGTGAGGGGATTGAAAGGTAAAGTTGATCTGCCGCATACGTTTTGGAGCATGGTGAAGTTGAGACATGTGCATGTAAAGAGCTTTACTTCCTTTAGTTTCGTCAAAGAAGATTCATCTCAGTTAGATAATCTTGTTACTCTTTCCTCCCCAGTTCTCTTTTCTGGGGAGGAAACAGAGAAGTTGATGAGGCAGTTACCCCAACTCCAGAAACTGGGATGCATATTCTCAGAATCTAAAGTTGATACTGGTAAAGGCTATGGGTTCCCACTCTTGGGCTTTCTAACACAACTTGAAGCACTCAAGGTAACATATTCCGGAAGATTTTGTCATCCTCGTAAATTTGACTTCCCCTTGAATCTTAAAAAGTtgactctgtcaaaattttgcCTACCATGGGATTGTGTTTCAGAGATTGGGAGGTTACCCAACCTTGAGGTTCTCAAATTACTTTCTAGAGCCTTTGAGGGTGAAAGATGGAACATGAAAGAAGGAGAGTTCCTTAAgcttaaatttttaaaacttgacACTCTAAACATTGCTCAATGGAATGCCTCTGCTGATCACCTGCCCAAGCTGCAACAACTTGTGCTGCGGAATTGCAGGCACCTTGAGGAGGTTCCCTCTGGTTTTGCAGATATCCCTACATTGGTCATGATTGAGATGCAACTGTGTCGAAGCTCAGCCGAAGAGTCAGTCAGAATTCTGAAGGAGGAACAACTGGGATTGGGGATTGATGACTTAAAGGTCCTCATCAATTGTTGA
- the LOC140017079 gene encoding putative late blight resistance protein homolog R1B-23 — MIHDRENIETIYGGLILIRTFLMGPGEKNEELLSGVVSVSKFVRSLYDSFLASNFREDLVGNINLLLPKLVKRIKPLREEIKNIYLQQRSSMDYNFPRTNGVGFMDFLLGNLGVLYRKKDLGKRFIDKFDSNACMKHYVEALSRQVKIMRSLLKNIIEQYNEHSDLNDLRSCVIDMAYETEYFIDKILVGGCVEWYHALWFSDLIEEFKVIKLQASAIFDKMYSIEVHNVVHTSGSLISPAIVPNVDEVVIDLDDQAELIMDRLTSGTLQQQVVSIVGMPGLGKTTLAKKKKLFNRKDCPDELVNLGKKIARGCKGLPLAVVAISGLLQRTGKKQDWWETVARTLSSCIADDPEMRCMDILELSYSHLPTYLKPCFLYLGAFLKDREIPVSKLTRLWIAEGFVQNPELDSLEHLAEKYLNDLIGRSLVIASKRKSNGGVKTRRVHDMLRALCLVRCKEQNFLHSITGYDELFASSHENLDYGVDPGYCHPSISITYKKYRLSICSRRKHFAMSMPSGPCVRSLLFFATNDMYPRCPYNVGFITDNFKLLRVLDLECINMGHCFPRGLEHLVHLRYLAVCGDLDSIPASISCLWNLETLLVRGLKGKVDLPHTFWSMVKLRHVHVKSFTSFSFVKEDSSQLDNLVTLSSPVLFSGEETEKLMRQLPQLQKLGCIFSESKVDTGKGYGFPLLGFLTQLEALKVTYSGRFCHPRKFDFPLNLKKLTLSKFCLPWDCVSEIGRLPNLEVLKLLSRAFEGERWNMKEGEFLKLKFLKLDTLNIAQWNASADHLPKLQQLVLRNCRHLEEVPSGFADIPTLVMIEMQLCRSSAEESVRILKEEQLGLGIDDLKVLINC, encoded by the exons ATGATTCATGATAGGGAGAACATTGAAACCATTTATGGGGGGCTAATATTGATCAGAACATTTCTAATGGGTCCAGGAGAGAAGAATGAGGAGCTCTTGTCTGGGGTTGTATCAGTATCTAAATTTGTAAGATCTCTCTATGACTCATTCCTTGCCAGCAACTTTAGAGAAgatttggttgggaatataaATCTTTTACTCCCTAAGTTGGTAAAAAGGATTAAACCCCTCAGGGAAGAGATCAAAAATATTTATTTGCAACAACGAAGCTCAATGGATTATAACTTCCCCAGGACTAATGGAGTGGGATTTATGGACTTCCTCTTGGGAAATCTGGGAGTGCTTTACAGGAAAAAAGATCTGGGGAAGCGGTTTATTGATAAATTCGATTCTAATGCTTGCATGAAGCATTATGTTGAAGCCCTATCCAGACAGGTGAAGATCATGAGATCTCTTCTCAAGAATATAATTGAGCAGTATAATGAGCACTCAGACTTGAATGATCTCCGTTCATGCGTAATAGATATGGCATATGAGACAGAGTATTTTATTGACAAAATACTGGTTGGCGGTTGTGTTGAATGGTATCATGCACTATGGTTTTCTGATCTCATAGAGGAGTTTAAAGTCATAAAACTTCAGGCTTCAGCAATCTTTGATAAGATGTATAGTATTGAGGTCCATAATGTTGTGCATACTTCGGGAAGTTTAATCTCACCAGCTATTGTGCCCAATGTGGATGAAGTTGTGATTGATCTTGATGATCAGGCTGAACTGATTATGGATCGACTTACAAGTGGAACATTGCAACAACAAGTCGTTTCAATTGTTGGCATGCCTGGACTAGGTAAGACCACTCTGGCTAAAAAG AAGAAGCTTTTCAATCGAAAAGATTGTCCTGATGAATTGGTGAACCTGGGAAAGAAAATAGCCAGAGGTTGTAAAGGTTTACCTCTTGCAGTTGTTGCAATATCTGGTCTCCTTCAGAGAACTGGCAAGAAGCAAGATTGGTGGGAAACAGTTGCGAGAACTTTAAGCTCATGCATTGCTGATGATCCAGAAATGAGGTGCATGGACATCTTAGAGCTAAGCTACTCACATTTGCCAACCTATCTGAAGCCATGCTTTCTGTACCTTGGAGCGTTCTTGAAGGATAGAGAAATTCCAGTTTCAAAGTTGACACGTCTGTGGATAGCTGAAGGTTTTGTACAGAATCCAGAGCTAGACAGTTTAGAACACCTGGCAGAGAAATACTTGAATGATCTAATTGGTAGAAGCCTAGTAATAGCTTCCAAAAGAAAGTCCAATGGTGGAGTCAAAACACGCCGTGTTCATGACATGCTGCGTGCTTTGTGCTTAGTTAGATGCAAAGAGCAAAACTTTTTGCATTCGATAACTGGGTATGATGAACTTTTTGCTTCTTCCCATGAGAATTTAGATTATGGTGTTGATCCTGGTTATTGTCATCCTTCAATTTCCATTACATACAAAAAATATCGGCTGTCTATTTGTTCAAGACGAAAGCATTTTGCTATGTCAATGCCTTCTGGGCCATGTGTGCGCTCTTTACTCTTTTTTGCCACCAATGATATGTATCCACGATGTCCTTACAACGTTGGCTTCATAACAGACAATTTTAAACTTCTCAGGGTGTTGGATTTAGAGTGCATCAACATGGGCCATTGTTTCCCTAGGGGATTGGAACATTTGGTTCATTTGAGGTATTTAGCTGTTTGTGGTGACTTAGACTCTATTCCAGCATCAATATCCTGCCTCTGGAATTTAGAAACTTTGCTTGTGAGGGGATTGAAAGGTAAAGTTGATCTGCCGCATACGTTTTGGAGCATGGTGAAGTTGAGACATGTGCATGTAAAGAGCTTTACTTCCTTTAGTTTCGTCAAAGAAGATTCATCTCAGTTAGATAATCTTGTTACTCTTTCCTCCCCAGTTCTCTTTTCTGGGGAGGAAACAGAGAAGTTGATGAGGCAGTTACCCCAACTCCAGAAACTGGGATGCATATTCTCAGAATCTAAAGTTGATACTGGTAAAGGCTATGGGTTCCCACTCTTGGGCTTTCTAACACAACTTGAAGCACTCAAGGTAACATATTCCGGAAGATTTTGTCATCCTCGTAAATTTGACTTCCCCTTGAATCTTAAAAAGTtgactctgtcaaaattttgcCTACCATGGGATTGTGTTTCAGAGATTGGGAGGTTACCCAACCTTGAGGTTCTCAAATTACTTTCTAGAGCCTTTGAGGGTGAAAGATGGAACATGAAAGAAGGAGAGTTCCTTAAgcttaaatttttaaaacttgacACTCTAAACATTGCTCAATGGAATGCCTCTGCTGATCACCTGCCCAAGCTGCAACAACTTGTGCTGCGGAATTGCAGGCACCTTGAGGAGGTTCCCTCTGGTTTTGCAGATATCCCTACATTGGTCATGATTGAGATGCAACTGTGTCGAAGCTCAGCCGAAGAGTCAGTCAGAATTCTGAAGGAGGAACAACTGGGATTGGGGATTGATGACTTAAAGGTCCTCATCAATTGTTGA
- the LOC140004336 gene encoding putative late blight resistance protein homolog R1A-4 isoform X1, with protein MSKTFNSVDYILKVLEGTWGNDGDDAAEEEDAFRDPFENLKVELRLLRTFLKYVGNWRDTDDMIQADFLVLDAEFEAALSVVKRDLSTASYQKGYERSAEFLDSAIAQLQEKITFFRRKVMKIYEYVTNYSFQSEPPPLTKSRQWNEFFDSLEQNLKDLLHGKYKLIDPVLVRELMALEENVIPFKELAWWSIRGADFVESDVLVQFAELGLQAAHLSYSCWCDKMDDEKISLFTDRVVMLSDLQKKLKLNTPQVADIYLNVLRGIKSYPDWAKAEVVDYFVDFLVPKKDQQLEIINQGFVEFILFLLDSCDALFNKDEVQLLLRDVVVVAIQIGSIGCSMTENMDEKNEVALYKLHSKMELLKAEAFLSVVLKPEDATVCYEERIDAHREGLKLLRKLLTDSPQGKTESNKTIWIHISALAKEVRFAVSSLKGKSFARRHRDVLEVLKVFLTEAFFTELLNSQPYSDLMIHDRENIETIYGGLILIRTFLMGPGEKNEELLSGVVSVSKFVRSLYDSFLASNFREDLVGNINLLLPKLVKRIKPLREEIKNIYLQQRSSMDYNFPRTNGVGFMDFLLGNLGVLYRKKDLGKRFIDKFDSNACMKHYVEALSRQVKIMRSLLKNIIEQYNEHSDLNDLRSCVIDMAYETEYFIDKILVGGCVEWYHALWFSDLIEEFKVIKLQASAIFDKMYSIEVHNVVHTSGSLISPAIVPNVDEVVIDLDDQAELIMDRLTSGTLQQQVVSIVGMPGLGKTTLAKKVYNDPSITYHFHIRAWCYISQVYRKRELLLNILSDIMELTNDVLELSEDDLEFKLYQCLKNRKYLIVLDDLWSREAWNDLEFSLPDDKNGSRILITSRLTDVALTTKSDSIAHSLRLFSDDESWNLLQKKLFNRKDCPDELVNLGKKIARGCKGLPLAVVAISGLLQRTGKKQDWWETVARTLSSCIADDPEMRCMDILELSYSHLPTYLKPCFLYLGAFLKDREIPVSKLTRLWIAEGFVQNPELDSLEHLAEKYLNDLIGRSLVIASKRKSNGGVKTRRVHDMLRALCLVRCKEQNFLHSITGYDELFASSHENLDYGVDPGYCHPSISITYKKYRLSICSRRKHFAMSMPSGPCVRSLLFFATNDMYPRCPYNVGFITDNFKLLRVLDLECINMGHCFPRGLEHLVHLRYLAVCGDLDSIPASISCLWNLETLLVRGLKGKVDLPHTFWSMVKLRHVHVKSFTSFSFVKEDSSQLDNLVTLSSPVLFSGEETEKLMRQLPQLQKLGCIFSESKVDTGKGYGFPLLGFLTQLEALKRLGGYPTLRFSNYFLEPLRVKDGT; from the exons ATGAGTAAAACTTTCAATTCTGTTGATTATATCCTCAAGGTGCTGGAGGGGACATGGGGGAATGATGGTGATGATGCtgctgaagaagaagatgcatttCGTGATCCATTTGAAAACCTCAAGGTTGAATTAAGACTTCTGAGAACATTTCTCAAATACGTAGGAAATTGGAGGGACACTGATGACATGATTCAGGCTGACTTTTTGGTCCTTGATGCTGAATTTGAAGCTGCACTCTCTGTTGTCAAAAGGGATCTCAGCACTGCTTCTTATCAGAAAGGGTATGAAAGAAGTGCTGAATTCTTGGATTCTGCAATTGCTCAACTACAAGAAAAGATTACCTTTTTCAGGCGAAAAGTTATGAAAATCTATGAGTACGTGACCAACTATTCGTTCCAATCAGAGCCTCCTCCCCTGACCAAGTCTCGTCAATGGAATGAGTTCTTTGACTCTTTGGAGCAGAATCTCAAGGATCTTCTCCATGGGAAGTACAAGTTAATTGATCCTGTCTTGGTTAGAGAATTGATGGCCCTTGAAGAAAATGTCATACCCTTCAAAGAATTAGCATGGTGGAGCATTCGTGGTGCAGATTTTGTCGAGAGCGATGTTTTGGTGCAGTTTGCAGAGCTTGGTCTCCAGGCAGCACATCTTTCTTATTCTTGTTGGTGTGATAAGATGGATGATGAAAAGATTTCCCTGTTTACAGACAGGGTTGTGATGCTAAGTGATCTGCAAAAGAAGTTGAAGCTCAATACTCCACAAGTTGCAGATATTTATCTCAATGTTCTCAGAGGCATAAAGTCATACCCAGACTGGGCAAAGGCAGAAGTAGTTGATTACTTTGTTGATTTTCTTGTTCCTAAGAAGGATCAACAACTGGAAATAATCAATCAGGGATTTGTTGAATTCATATTATTTCTGTTGGATTCATGTGACGCGTTGTTCAATAAGGATGAGGTGCAGTTGCTCTTGAGGGATGTTGTCGTAGTGGCCATCCAGATTGGATCTATCGGCTGCTCAATGACCGAGAATATGGATGAAAAGAATGAGGTTGCACTGTATAAGTTGCATTCGAAAATGGAGCTTCTCAAGGCTGAGGCATTCCTCAGTGTGGTATTGAAACCAGAAGATGCAACAGTCTGTTATGAGGAGAGGATTGATGCTCATCGGGAGGGACtgaaattgttgagaaaacttcTGACAGATTCACCACAGGGAAAAACTGAAAGCAATAAGACAATCTGGATCCATATTTCAGCTTTGGCTAAGGAGGTAAGGTTTGCTGTTAGCTCATTGAAAGGCAAATCATTTGCACGCAGGCATCGTGATGTGCTTGAGGTGCTTAAAGTTTTCCTGACTGAGGCATTTTTCACGGAGCTACTTAATAGTCAACCTTATTCAGATTTAATGATTCATGATAGGGAGAACATTGAAACCATTTATGGGGGGCTAATATTGATCAGAACATTTCTAATGGGTCCAGGAGAGAAGAATGAGGAGCTCTTGTCTGGGGTTGTATCAGTATCTAAATTTGTAAGATCTCTCTATGACTCATTCCTTGCCAGCAACTTTAGAGAAgatttggttgggaatataaATCTTTTACTCCCTAAGTTGGTAAAAAGGATTAAACCCCTCAGGGAAGAGATCAAAAATATTTATTTGCAACAACGAAGCTCAATGGATTATAACTTCCCCAGGACTAATGGAGTGGGATTTATGGACTTCCTCTTGGGAAATCTGGGAGTGCTTTACAGGAAAAAAGATCTGGGGAAGCGGTTTATTGATAAATTCGATTCTAATGCTTGCATGAAGCATTATGTTGAAGCCCTATCCAGACAGGTGAAGATCATGAGATCTCTTCTCAAGAATATAATTGAGCAGTATAATGAGCACTCAGACTTGAATGATCTCCGTTCATGCGTAATAGATATGGCATATGAGACAGAGTATTTTATTGACAAAATACTGGTTGGCGGTTGTGTTGAATGGTATCATGCACTATGGTTTTCTGATCTCATAGAGGAGTTTAAAGTCATAAAACTTCAGGCTTCAGCAATCTTTGATAAGATGTATAGTATTGAGGTCCATAATGTTGTGCATACTTCGGGAAGTTTAATCTCACCAGCTATTGTGCCCAATGTGGATGAAGTTGTGATTGATCTTGATGATCAGGCTGAACTGATTATGGATCGACTTACAAGTGGAACATTGCAACAACAAGTCGTTTCAATTGTTGGCATGCCTGGACTAGGTAAGACCACTCTGGCTAAAAAGGTATACAATGATCCTTCGATTACCTATCACTTCCATATTCGGGCATGGTGTTATATTTCTCAAGTGTATCGTAAAAGAGAATTGTTACTTAACATATTAAGTGACATTATGGAACTTACTAATGATGTTCTTGAACTGAGTGAGGATGATTTAGAGTTCAAGTTGTACCAATGTTTAAAGAACAGAAAGTACCTCATAGTTTTGGATGATTTGTGGAGCAGAGAGGCATGGAATGACTTAGAATTTTCACTTCCGGATGACAAAAATGGAAGCAGAATATTGATTACAAGTCGTCTTACTGATGTAGCTTTGACGACAAAATCTGATAGTATAGCTCATTCACTTCGTCTGTTTTCTGATGATGAAAGTTGGAATTTATTGCAGAAGAAGCTTTTCAATCGAAAAGATTGTCCTGATGAATTGGTGAACCTGGGAAAGAAAATAGCCAGAGGTTGTAAAGGTTTACCTCTTGCAGTTGTTGCAATATCTGGTCTCCTTCAGAGAACTGGCAAGAAGCAAGATTGGTGGGAAACAGTTGCGAGAACTTTAAGCTCATGCATTGCTGATGATCCAGAAATGAGGTGCATGGACATCTTAGAGCTAAGCTACTCACATTTGCCAACCTATCTGAAGCCATGCTTTCTGTACCTTGGAGCGTTCTTGAAGGATAGAGAAATTCCAGTTTCAAAGTTGACACGTCTGTGGATAGCTGAAGGTTTTGTACAGAATCCAGAGCTAGACAGTTTAGAACACCTGGCAGAGAAATACTTGAATGATCTAATTGGTAGAAGCCTAGTAATAGCTTCCAAAAGAAAGTCCAATGGTGGAGTCAAAACACGCCGTGTTCATGACATGCTGCGTGCTTTGTGCTTAGTTAGATGCAAAGAGCAAAACTTTTTGCATTCGATAACTGGGTATGATGAACTTTTTGCTTCTTCCCATGAGAATTTAGATTATGGTGTTGATCCTGGTTATTGTCATCCTTCAATTTCCATTACATACAAAAAATATCGGCTGTCTATTTGTTCAAGACGAAAGCATTTTGCTATGTCAATGCCTTCTGGGCCATGTGTGCGCTCTTTACTCTTTTTTGCCACCAATGATATGTATCCACGATGTCCTTACAACGTTGGCTTCATAACAGACAATTTTAAACTTCTCAGGGTGTTGGATTTAGAGTGCATCAACATGGGCCATTGTTTCCCTAGGGGATTGGAACATTTGGTTCATTTGAGGTATTTAGCTGTTTGTGGTGACTTAGACTCTATTCCAGCATCAATATCCTGCCTCTGGAATTTAGAAACTTTGCTTGTGAGGGGATTGAAAGGTAAAGTTGATCTGCCGCATACGTTTTGGAGCATGGTGAAGTTGAGACATGTGCATGTAAAGAGCTTTACTTCCTTTAGTTTCGTCAAAGAAGATTCATCTCAGTTAGATAATCTTGTTACTCTTTCCTCCCCAGTTCTCTTTTCTGGGGAGGAAACAGAGAAGTTGATGAGGCAGTTACCCCAACTCCAGAAACTGGGATGCATATTCTCAGAATCTAAAGTTGATACTGGTAAAGGCTATGGGTTCCCACTCTTGGGCTTTCTAACACAACTTGAAGCACTCAAG AGATTGGGAGGTTACCCAACCTTGAGGTTCTCAAATTACTTTCTAGAGCCTTTGAGGGTGAAAGATGGAACATGA